A stretch of the Paenibacillus dendritiformis genome encodes the following:
- a CDS encoding helix-turn-helix domain-containing protein: MIRTPYDLILFSCEDHISFLTKKVDARDHVHHYIQVTVGLEHDFDITIANQPLRASGVILPSNTRHKLYGGEEWQWYLLVNPESLFGEMLKRTFLHRNDAYVLDPHTVNQLRSIATGSLLESACPETYMKAFGRTREALGLQASGIHHALDDRIADVLSRIERSPLHRLTVKLLSERVYLSESRLSHLFKEEVGISLSSYILLQKMETAFHYIFSGHTMTEAALEAGFNSSSHFTRTARDKLGMAPRAIVQNSRYMKVNSLHLPYSQARKGDDHGAHSIFAGDEPC, translated from the coding sequence ATGATACGGACGCCATACGACTTAATCCTGTTTTCGTGCGAGGATCATATTTCTTTTCTGACCAAAAAGGTCGATGCCAGGGATCATGTCCATCACTATATTCAAGTAACCGTTGGGCTTGAACATGATTTTGATATCACCATCGCCAATCAGCCCTTGCGGGCTTCGGGGGTGATTCTTCCATCCAATACAAGACATAAGCTGTATGGGGGCGAAGAATGGCAATGGTATTTATTGGTCAATCCGGAATCGCTGTTCGGCGAGATGCTGAAGCGGACCTTTTTGCACAGGAACGACGCTTATGTTCTCGACCCGCACACGGTAAATCAATTGAGGTCTATCGCTACGGGGTCCTTGCTTGAATCTGCTTGTCCCGAAACGTATATGAAGGCGTTCGGCCGAACCAGGGAAGCGCTGGGGCTGCAAGCTTCCGGAATTCATCATGCGCTGGATGATCGGATTGCGGACGTGCTAAGCCGCATCGAGCGGTCCCCCTTGCATCGCTTGACCGTCAAGCTGCTCAGTGAACGCGTTTATTTATCGGAAAGCCGCCTGTCTCATCTCTTTAAGGAAGAGGTCGGCATTTCTTTATCCAGCTACATTCTTCTTCAAAAAATGGAGACGGCATTTCACTATATTTTTAGCGGACATACGATGACGGAGGCTGCCTTGGAGGCGGGATTCAACAGTTCTTCGCATTTTACCCGCACGGCGCGGGACAAGCTCGGCATGGCTCCGCGCGCCATCGTGCAGAATAGCAGATATATGAAAGTCAATTCGCTCCATCTCCCTTATAGTCAAGCTAGAAAGGGTGATGATCATGGAGCGCATTCCATATTTGCAGGCGACGAACCTTGTTGA
- a CDS encoding transglutaminase-like domain-containing protein, whose translation MERIPYLQATNLVDYNHPSIRKLVEERQWDQLSDYDKIRAIYDFVRNEIPFGYNRSDDIPASEVLRDGCGQCNTKSILLMALLRKAGIPCRIHGFYIDKRMQKGALTGLVYFFAPQKIVHAWTEVFYDNKWLALEGVIIDDPYLSRVKDRLCSSDGGFIGYGVAVKNRDQINLCWRGDSTYIQSFSITEDLGYYDHPDEFFSAYNNTKSPIKKMLLNLLRKRVNKQVDAIRKGTR comes from the coding sequence ATGGAGCGCATTCCATATTTGCAGGCGACGAACCTTGTTGATTACAACCATCCATCCATTCGCAAGCTGGTGGAAGAACGCCAATGGGACCAACTCTCCGACTACGATAAAATTCGGGCAATCTATGATTTTGTGCGCAACGAGATTCCATTCGGCTACAACCGGAGCGACGATATTCCCGCTTCCGAAGTGCTGCGGGACGGCTGCGGGCAATGCAATACAAAAAGCATTCTTCTCATGGCTCTCCTGCGCAAAGCCGGCATTCCCTGCCGCATTCACGGATTTTACATCGATAAGCGCATGCAAAAAGGGGCGTTAACCGGCTTGGTTTACTTTTTTGCGCCGCAGAAAATCGTTCATGCCTGGACCGAAGTGTTTTACGATAACAAGTGGCTCGCTCTGGAGGGGGTTATTATCGACGATCCGTATCTGAGCCGGGTCAAGGATAGGTTGTGCAGCTCGGATGGAGGGTTTATCGGTTACGGGGTAGCCGTCAAGAACCGGGATCAGATCAACCTCTGCTGGCGCGGGGACAGCACGTATATTCAGAGCTTCTCCATTACCGAAGATTTGGGATATTACGACCATCCGGATGAGTTCTTTTCCGCGTACAACAATACGAAGAGTCCTATCAAAAAGATGCTGCTGAATCTATTGCGCAAGCGGGTGAACAAACAGGTGGATGCCATCCGCAAGGGAACCAGATAG
- a CDS encoding ABC transporter ATP-binding protein, whose translation MSPIIEVKKLSISFQTDVGVVPVVNSVSFHLDPGEILGIVGESGCGKSVTSLSLMGLIPARTGKVSGEIEFKGETLPIFSEAKMRKIRGNNISMIFQEPMTSLNPLFTIGDQLTESLRIHKKADKKRAKARAVEIMKQVGLGRAEALMNEYPHQLSGGMRQRVMIAMAMMCEPELLIADEPTTALDVTIQAQILELMKKLNQDTKTAIMMITHDLGVVADMCQRMAVMYAGKIVEEGEVRTIFQHPKHPYTIGLIQSVPDMRAKKKRLYSIPGQVPKPGSHRQGCSFAPRCAHAAERCVSEEPSLQSFDNGQKVSCWLYEDGKGAGLHDSAISSS comes from the coding sequence ATGTCTCCAATTATTGAAGTGAAGAAGTTAAGTATAAGCTTTCAGACGGATGTCGGCGTCGTTCCCGTTGTCAATTCGGTTAGTTTTCATCTTGATCCCGGCGAGATATTGGGGATTGTCGGAGAGTCCGGATGCGGCAAGAGTGTAACGTCCTTATCGCTTATGGGACTTATCCCGGCAAGAACGGGAAAGGTTAGCGGAGAGATCGAGTTTAAAGGGGAAACGCTCCCCATATTCTCGGAAGCGAAGATGCGGAAAATCCGCGGCAACAACATTTCCATGATCTTTCAGGAGCCAATGACCAGCCTGAACCCTTTATTTACGATCGGGGATCAATTAACCGAATCGCTAAGAATTCATAAAAAAGCAGATAAAAAACGAGCGAAGGCCAGAGCGGTAGAAATAATGAAGCAGGTAGGGCTGGGAAGAGCAGAGGCCTTAATGAATGAATATCCTCATCAACTCTCTGGCGGCATGAGGCAGAGGGTCATGATCGCCATGGCCATGATGTGCGAACCCGAGCTGCTTATCGCGGATGAACCGACTACCGCGTTGGATGTGACGATTCAAGCCCAAATCCTTGAGCTGATGAAGAAATTAAATCAGGACACAAAGACGGCGATAATGATGATTACGCATGATTTAGGCGTTGTGGCGGACATGTGCCAGCGAATGGCCGTTATGTATGCCGGCAAGATTGTGGAAGAAGGCGAAGTTCGAACGATTTTTCAACATCCCAAGCATCCTTACACCATCGGTCTCATCCAATCGGTTCCGGACATGCGAGCGAAAAAGAAAAGACTCTATTCGATACCGGGGCAGGTTCCAAAGCCGGGCTCTCACAGACAGGGCTGCTCCTTTGCCCCGCGTTGCGCGCATGCAGCGGAACGATGCGTGAGTGAAGAGCCCTCATTACAGAGCTTCGATAACGGACAAAAGGTGAGTTGCTGGTTGTACGAAGACGGGAAAGGAGCCGGCCTCCATGACTCAGCCATTAGTTCAAGTTGA
- a CDS encoding phosphotransferase enzyme family protein, whose translation MMTKRHIEHILQSYVKDSIQSYHLIDNSYEDEYRYIAIVETAKHGRLVFKCYSDSHTTGDKIDGWARLAQAYREGGILTPRFYPADNGSYSAAISVEGIPFHVWAEEYMPYPTMDDRELDMEDMSGGFLGQLGSCMGKMHTIALQERIEYDWNSPYVLLDPEEENYSDAKQWYETLKYSEADYALIEEIWDVYNRKRKELEAAFPGLPAGGVQGDLSLNNLLIDDDRKLAGIIDYNLAGQDKFVSYMMQEGIFLCFECCREEGLDRETCAELERRFKHFYAGYAKQYPLSQAEWDVVNVLYNIIRPFRWDRVNHTLQAAQAGAWQEVNERLRWMHRELTREDIVEYLES comes from the coding sequence ATGATGACAAAGCGGCATATTGAACATATTTTGCAATCCTATGTCAAGGATTCGATCCAGTCCTATCACCTCATCGACAATAGCTATGAGGATGAATACCGGTATATTGCCATCGTGGAGACCGCGAAGCATGGGCGTCTTGTCTTCAAATGCTATAGCGATTCGCATACCACCGGCGATAAAATTGACGGCTGGGCAAGGCTGGCGCAGGCGTACCGGGAAGGCGGCATTCTCACGCCGCGCTTCTATCCCGCGGACAACGGCAGCTATAGCGCAGCCATAAGCGTGGAAGGCATTCCATTCCATGTGTGGGCGGAAGAGTATATGCCCTATCCGACCATGGATGATCGGGAGCTGGATATGGAAGACATGAGCGGCGGCTTTCTGGGACAATTGGGGAGCTGTATGGGGAAAATGCATACGATCGCGCTCCAGGAACGGATTGAGTATGACTGGAACAGTCCCTATGTGCTGCTTGATCCGGAGGAGGAGAACTACAGCGACGCCAAGCAATGGTATGAAACACTCAAGTATTCGGAAGCCGATTATGCTCTTATTGAAGAAATATGGGATGTCTACAACCGGAAGCGCAAGGAGCTGGAAGCGGCCTTCCCTGGACTGCCGGCCGGCGGAGTGCAGGGGGACTTGTCGCTGAACAACCTCCTGATCGATGACGATCGGAAGCTGGCGGGCATTATCGATTACAATCTGGCCGGCCAGGACAAATTCGTGAGCTATATGATGCAGGAGGGCATCTTCCTCTGCTTCGAATGCTGCCGGGAAGAGGGGCTTGATCGGGAGACATGCGCCGAGTTGGAGCGGCGCTTCAAGCATTTTTACGCGGGCTACGCCAAGCAATATCCGCTGTCCCAGGCGGAATGGGACGTCGTCAATGTGCTGTACAACATCATCCGGCCGTTCCGCTGGGATAGAGTGAACCATACGCTGCAGGCGGCGCAGGCCGGGGCCTGGCAGGAAGTGAACGAGCGCCTGCGCTGGATGCACCGCGAGTTGACGAGAGAGGATATCGTGGAGTATCTGGAATCGTAG
- a CDS encoding ABC transporter substrate-binding protein, translated as MKKTGWLLLTCLLILSVALAGCNNGTQSKTNESESGGTLIYGRGADSTALDPAITTEGESFIVTQQIYETLVKYKTENTEIEPGLAEKWEVAEDGLTYTFHLRKDVTFHDGTDFNAEAVATNFQRWARSKDAAKFSYYSSMFGGFEGDPGHVIKEVKAKDEHTVVFTLNRPQAPFLKNLAMSMFAIASPNALEKYGDDFTKNPVGTGPFKFKSWKANDTIELVKNEDYWQAGLPKLDGVKFKVIADNSARLNALMKGELDLMDGLNPSDLGQVKGNSKLQLFERPSMNVGYFGFNTEKAPFDKKEVRQAISHLINKEALIANFYEGTAEPAKNPMPPSISGYNDDIVDYEYSVEKAKALLKAAGLENGFEMDLWAMPVARPYMPDGQKIAVAIQAALKEVNIKANIVTFDWGTYLEKVQAGEAPTFMLGWTGDNGDADNFLYTLLDKDNIGSNNYSRYSNDELHDILIEAQSNPDENKRNELYKKAQEMIHEEAPWVPLAHSKPQLAGIKEIQGFFPHPTGSQAFTNVSIQ; from the coding sequence ATGAAGAAAACCGGTTGGCTCTTATTGACTTGCCTGCTGATCCTGTCTGTTGCGCTCGCTGGATGCAACAACGGGACACAAAGCAAGACCAATGAATCGGAAAGCGGCGGAACACTTATCTATGGAAGAGGAGCGGATTCCACAGCGCTTGATCCGGCCATCACCACAGAAGGGGAATCCTTTATTGTCACCCAGCAAATTTATGAAACGCTTGTAAAGTATAAAACAGAAAATACGGAGATCGAACCAGGACTTGCGGAAAAGTGGGAAGTTGCCGAAGATGGCTTGACCTACACGTTTCACCTGCGGAAAGACGTAACGTTTCACGATGGTACGGACTTCAACGCGGAAGCGGTCGCAACCAACTTCCAACGCTGGGCCCGAAGTAAAGACGCAGCCAAATTTTCCTACTACTCTTCCATGTTCGGCGGATTTGAAGGGGATCCCGGTCATGTCATTAAAGAGGTAAAAGCGAAAGACGAGCATACCGTGGTGTTCACTTTGAATCGTCCGCAAGCTCCATTCTTGAAGAACCTGGCGATGAGCATGTTTGCGATCGCCAGCCCTAATGCGCTAGAGAAATACGGGGATGATTTTACGAAAAACCCGGTGGGAACAGGGCCGTTCAAATTTAAATCATGGAAAGCGAATGACACGATCGAGCTTGTCAAAAATGAAGATTACTGGCAAGCCGGCCTTCCCAAGCTAGACGGCGTAAAGTTCAAGGTCATTGCCGACAACTCGGCCCGGCTTAATGCCCTGATGAAAGGCGAGCTTGATTTGATGGATGGCCTAAACCCTAGCGATCTGGGTCAAGTAAAAGGAAACAGCAAATTGCAGCTATTCGAAAGACCGTCGATGAACGTAGGCTACTTTGGCTTCAATACGGAAAAGGCCCCTTTTGATAAAAAAGAAGTCCGTCAGGCAATCAGCCATCTCATTAACAAAGAAGCCTTGATCGCCAACTTTTACGAAGGAACGGCAGAGCCCGCCAAAAACCCGATGCCGCCATCCATCAGCGGTTATAATGACGACATCGTCGACTATGAATATAGCGTGGAGAAAGCCAAAGCATTACTGAAAGCGGCCGGATTGGAAAACGGCTTTGAAATGGACCTGTGGGCAATGCCTGTGGCGAGACCTTATATGCCGGATGGCCAAAAAATAGCAGTAGCGATTCAAGCTGCATTGAAGGAAGTCAATATTAAAGCAAACATCGTAACGTTTGACTGGGGCACTTACCTAGAGAAGGTGCAAGCCGGAGAAGCACCAACGTTTATGCTTGGCTGGACGGGAGATAATGGGGACGCCGATAACTTCTTATATACATTATTGGATAAAGACAACATCGGATCGAACAATTACTCGCGTTACAGCAATGACGAATTGCATGACATCCTGATCGAAGCGCAATCCAATCCTGATGAGAATAAACGCAATGAGCTGTACAAAAAAGCACAGGAAATGATTCATGAGGAAGCGCCTTGGGTTCCTCTGGCTCACTCGAAGCCTCAGCTTGCAGGCATCAAAGAAATTCAAGGATTTTTCCCGCATCCAACGGGATCTCAAGCCTTTACGAACGTATCGATCCAATAA
- a CDS encoding amino acid ABC transporter permease, which produces MDKNIQIFIDSLWPLLKSGLLFAIPLTLISFALGLALALLTALARLSNIRPLVWAARFYVWIIRGTPLLVQLFIIFYGLPSVGITIGAFPAAVIGFSLSVGAYNSEVLRAAIQSIPQGQWEAAESLSMTRRQILRRIILPQAARVSVPPLSNSFISLVKDTSLAATITVTEMFQRAQQIAAATYEHMLIYCEVALLYLLFSTILSALQTRTEKYFERYAVR; this is translated from the coding sequence ATGGATAAAAACATACAGATCTTTATCGATTCGCTATGGCCCTTGCTTAAATCGGGGTTGTTGTTCGCGATTCCGCTTACGCTGATCTCGTTCGCGCTGGGTCTGGCGCTCGCTTTATTGACGGCCTTGGCCCGCTTGTCGAATATCCGGCCGCTCGTGTGGGCCGCGCGCTTCTATGTCTGGATCATTCGGGGGACGCCGCTGCTTGTGCAATTGTTTATTATTTTCTACGGTCTCCCCAGCGTCGGCATTACGATTGGCGCCTTCCCGGCCGCGGTAATCGGGTTCTCGCTGAGCGTCGGCGCCTACAACTCGGAAGTGCTGCGGGCCGCCATTCAGTCGATCCCGCAGGGACAGTGGGAAGCGGCGGAATCGCTCAGCATGACGCGCAGGCAGATATTGCGCCGGATTATTCTTCCGCAAGCGGCCAGGGTGTCGGTGCCCCCGCTGTCGAATTCGTTCATCAGCCTGGTGAAGGATACCTCGCTGGCCGCGACCATTACCGTGACGGAGATGTTCCAGCGCGCGCAGCAGATTGCGGCGGCCACCTACGAGCATATGCTCATCTATTGCGAAGTGGCGCTTCTTTATTTATTGTTCAGCACGATTTTGTCCGCCCTGCAGACGAGGACGGAAAAATATTTTGAACGCTACGCCGTTCGGTAG
- a CDS encoding GNAT family N-acetyltransferase, with product MTTEVRLATTDDAEALSRLNQAFNGGERRPVSEIIESMNKSGEFIAVAAMNGKVVGFACAQRFASFCYREAQGEITEMYVELSARRKGLAVSMITLLEEKLAACGVKNIKILTGSDNDAAIKTYERCGYVQDDELLLQKKI from the coding sequence ATGACGACGGAAGTAAGATTGGCCACGACGGACGACGCGGAGGCGCTCTCCAGATTGAATCAAGCCTTTAACGGCGGGGAGCGGCGGCCCGTATCAGAGATTATCGAGAGTATGAACAAGAGCGGCGAATTCATTGCGGTGGCGGCCATGAACGGGAAAGTGGTCGGCTTTGCCTGCGCGCAACGTTTTGCATCGTTTTGTTACCGGGAAGCGCAAGGGGAAATTACGGAAATGTATGTGGAACTTTCGGCCCGGAGAAAGGGATTGGCCGTCTCTATGATCACATTACTAGAGGAGAAGCTGGCAGCCTGTGGGGTGAAGAATATAAAGATATTAACAGGCAGCGACAACGACGCCGCCATTAAAACCTATGAACGCTGCGGCTATGTACAGGATGATGAGCTTCTTTTGCAAAAAAAGATATAA
- a CDS encoding AAA family ATPase encodes MKECTLFRDNFVIITGGPGAGKTTLLQEMQRQGYPYVPEVAREIIQAEMSSHGDALPWRNAIKYRDIMLEKSVESYHAAQSNDPGHLLFFDRGIPDTLAYSYLIDAPASEELESAARKYRYNNQVFILPPWEEIYQTDRERVQDFKEAQATYEIMYETYQRLEYELMVVPKLPVEQRAEFVLKHTRSGFTGVAPKNGNRK; translated from the coding sequence ATGAAAGAGTGTACATTATTCAGGGATAATTTTGTCATTATAACAGGCGGCCCTGGCGCAGGGAAAACGACATTGTTACAGGAAATGCAAAGACAAGGCTACCCGTATGTTCCCGAAGTCGCACGGGAGATTATTCAAGCGGAGATGTCTTCCCATGGCGATGCGTTGCCTTGGCGAAACGCAATCAAGTATCGCGATATCATGTTGGAGAAGTCTGTCGAAAGTTACCACGCTGCGCAGTCGAATGATCCTGGACACCTATTGTTTTTTGACAGAGGCATCCCCGACACTTTGGCATATTCCTATTTGATCGATGCTCCGGCTTCGGAGGAACTGGAGTCTGCTGCTCGCAAATACAGGTATAACAATCAAGTATTTATTTTGCCGCCCTGGGAAGAAATTTATCAGACCGATCGCGAAAGAGTGCAGGATTTTAAAGAGGCGCAGGCAACGTATGAAATCATGTATGAAACATATCAACGGCTTGAATATGAACTGATGGTCGTACCCAAATTGCCGGTTGAACAGAGGGCGGAGTTTGTTCTGAAGCATACTCGTTCAGGCTTCACTGGCGTCGCCCCCAAGAACGGTAATCGGAAATAG
- a CDS encoding ABC transporter ATP-binding protein encodes MTQPLVQVENLKMHFPIKGGPLGKTVGAVKAVDGLSFHINRGETLGLVGESGCGKSTTGRMLLRLLEPSEGRIYFEGQDITKLSGNELRKMRRNMQMVFQDPFASLNPRHTIGKILEEPLIVHGVKDKSERKRRVNELLEAVGLNSFHASRYPHQFSGGQRQRIGIARALAIHPKLIIADEPVSALDVSIQSQVLNLLQDLQQEYELTYLFIAHDLGVVRHISDRVGVMYLGQLVEISDAEDLYDKPLHPYTQALLSAVPIADVTCRREPIILEGDVPSPVNPPAGCPFHTRCPKAFEPCSAARPQLSECEPGHYVACHLYEQVRVDIN; translated from the coding sequence ATGACTCAGCCATTAGTTCAAGTTGAAAACTTGAAAATGCATTTTCCGATAAAAGGAGGTCCTCTGGGGAAAACCGTAGGCGCGGTAAAAGCCGTAGACGGATTATCCTTTCATATCAACAGAGGGGAGACTCTCGGGCTTGTCGGCGAGAGCGGCTGCGGGAAGTCCACGACGGGAAGAATGCTGCTCAGACTTCTTGAGCCGAGCGAAGGACGCATTTATTTCGAAGGACAGGATATTACCAAGCTGTCCGGCAATGAACTGAGGAAGATGCGACGTAACATGCAAATGGTCTTTCAAGACCCCTTCGCCTCATTAAACCCGCGTCATACGATCGGAAAAATCCTGGAGGAACCGCTCATTGTCCATGGCGTAAAGGACAAGTCAGAACGAAAACGAAGAGTAAACGAATTATTGGAAGCCGTTGGCCTGAACAGCTTCCACGCATCCCGTTACCCCCACCAGTTCAGCGGCGGACAACGGCAGCGAATCGGCATAGCAAGGGCGCTCGCCATTCACCCGAAGCTTATTATCGCCGATGAGCCGGTATCCGCTCTGGACGTATCGATCCAGTCGCAAGTATTGAATCTTCTTCAGGATCTGCAGCAAGAATATGAGCTCACCTATCTATTCATCGCGCATGACTTAGGCGTTGTTCGTCATATCAGCGATCGGGTAGGCGTTATGTACTTGGGTCAACTGGTCGAAATATCCGACGCGGAAGATTTATACGACAAGCCGCTTCATCCCTACACCCAAGCGTTATTATCAGCCGTTCCCATCGCGGATGTTACCTGCCGGAGGGAACCGATTATCTTGGAGGGTGATGTGCCAAGTCCGGTTAACCCGCCAGCGGGGTGTCCGTTTCATACGAGGTGTCCGAAGGCATTTGAACCGTGTTCGGCGGCCCGGCCGCAACTAAGTGAATGTGAACCCGGTCATTACGTGGCTTGTCATTTATACGAACAAGTCCGCGTAGACATAAATTGA